AAGTTGATACGGCCCATTCCTTCCACGAGTATCTCCAGCACAGGATCTTTCACATCACTCTTTGGAATACTGATGGTGTTTTCGCCTAATCTGCGATCCAGCTTACCAATGTATTTTCCATTGAGATAAACAGTAGCATAGTCATGCAGCTCTGTAATGGTGAGCTTTCCGCTCTTGTGACCGATGAGTTTTGTTTTATACAACATGAAACCATAATCCTGCCCGTATGCTTCAAATGTTTTAGGTTGTACGGATGGAATGGCTTGCGGCAGGTGTTCCCAGATACTGGTATAAGGCTGCAGCTGTACATCCGGGAAAGTGATGGTGGGTATAGCAGCGGGGATCTTAGGCAGTTTTTTACCTTTTGGCAGATAAGAACCGATCAGGTTACGCAGTGCATTATACTTAGCGGTGGTATCTCCGTTCTCATTGATAGGTGCATCGTAATCATAACTGGTAAGGTCCGGCTCGTAGCCTTTTCCACCGGAGTTAGCGCCGGCAGTATAACCGAAATTCGTTCCACCATGGATCACATAAAAGTTAAAAGACTTTTTATTATCCAGGAGATATTTGATCTCTTTCACAATGCCATCAATACCCGGCCTTGCCCATTTCTCTCCCCAGTGTGTTAACCATCCGGGATAAGATTCACTGCTGAAAGAAGGTACATCAGGGTTCTGGCGTGCAGCTGCTGCAAAGTCAGCATCCGAGCCGCCTGAATCCAAACCTATTGCTGCACCGGGAATAGAGCCGGCTTCCAGCATAAAAGCCGTAGGACCATCAGCGGTGTAATACGGAACATTGATACCATTCTGGTCCCAGAGTTCTTTCAAACGCAGCAGGTAATTTTTATCATTTCCAAAGCTGCCATATTCGTTTTCCACCTGTACCATCAGGATGGGACCGCCATTTGTTACCTGCAGGCTTTTCACTTCATTGGCCAGCGCTTTCACGTAACGCTCCACAGCTGCCATGTAGTGGGGATCAAGACAGCGCACCTTGATATCAGGGATGCGCAGCAGATAAGGCGGCAACCCGCCAAACTCCCATTCTGCGCATACATAAGGGCCGGGGCGGAATAACACCCACATGTTCTCTTCCTGGCAGATCTTTACAAACTCTGCAATGTTGCGGTTCTCTGTTTTAAAATCGAAAGTACCTTCAGTGCTTTCATGATAGTTCCAGAAGATGTAAGCGGCAATGGTATTACAGCCCATGGCCTTCGCCATCTGGATACGGTGCCGCCAGTATTCTTTCGGAATGCGGGCAGGATGCATTTCTCCACTGATCAGTTGATAAGGTTTACCATCCAGCAGGAAATCAGATTTACTTAGGGCAAATGTGTGTGGCTTTCGGTCAGCCTGTGCCTGTGCCATAAAGCAGGTTACTGCCAGGCAGGTAGTTAAGAGTAGCTCTTTCATTCTTTGTTACACTGTATTGAGCCGTAAATCTATTAAATATTCCCCTTCTTTAATTCAGAAACTGCATGATCAGCCGCTCTCGCTGTTAATGCCATATAGGTGATAGAAGGGTTCTGGCAGGCAGAAGAAGTCATGCAGGCACCATCAGAAATAAACACATTCTTCACTGCATGCATCTGGTTAAACCCGTTCAGCACGGATGTTTTAGGATCACGGCCCATCCTGGCTGTACCCATTTCGTGGATACAGTGGCCAGGAGGCGGCATTTCATCATTTCCTCCTACATTCTTCAGGCCTGCGGCTTCCAGCATTTCTTTTGCACTCTCCAGCATATCTTTACGCATCGCCATTTCATTCTCTCTGAAGTTGCAATCAATATCCAAAGTGGGTAACCCCCACTTATCTTTTTTCTCTTTATTGAGACGAACCGTATTATCTGCATAAGGTAAATGTTCACCCCATGCACCGATCCACATGCCCCATTGCCCCGGTTCTGTATTGGATTCTTTCAAGGTAACACCAATGCCATCTAATTCGCTGTGGCGGCCGCGGGAAGCGCCACCCTGGTAACCGAAACCACGTACGTAATCATTACGTTTGGTAGCAGCGCTGATGTTGCGGAAGCGGGGAATGTAAATGCCATTTGCTCTTCTTCCATATACATACTGATCTTCAAATCCTTCAAAGGAACCGCCTGCACCTACACCAAAGTGATGATCCATCAGGTTGCGGCCTACCTGGTCACTATCGTTACCCAAACCGGTGGGGAATCGTTTGGATACCGAATTAAGTAATATGGAAGCAGTGCCTAATGTAGAAGCATTCAGGAAAATGATCTTCGCATAATACTCTATCACTTCTTTTGTTTCCGCATCCATGATGCGAACACCTTTTGCTTTCTGCGTGGCATCGTCAAAGATCACTTCCAGTACAATGGAGAATGGCCGCAACGTCATATTACCGGTGGCTGCCGCTGCCGGCAGTGTGGAAGCGTTGCTGCTGAAATAAGCACCAAAGGGGCAGCCACGTGCGCATCGGTCGCGATACTGGCAGGTACCCCGGGTACTGCCTTCCAATGCCTTCGTAATATGTGCAACACGACCAATGGTCATGATACGGTCTTTATATGTTTCTTTGATCCTTGCGGCCACATGTTTTTCCAAACAGTTCATTTCCATTGGCGGCAGGAACTCTCCATCCGGCAATTGCGGCAAACCTTCTGCCTGCCCGCTGATGCCGGCAAACTTCTCCACATAACTGTACCAGGGTGCAATGTCTTTATAACGGATAGGCCAGTCAACACCATGGCCATCTTTAGCGTTTGCTTCAAAGTCAATATCACTCCAGCGGTATACCTGGCGGCCCCACATGAGCGATCTTCCGCCAACGTGGTTACCACGCAGCCAGTTGAAGGGCTTTACCTCATTGTAAGGATTCTCTTTATCGTTCACCCAGAAATCCTGTGTGGCTTCATCAAATGCGTAACAGCGGCTTTGGATAGGATGATTTCCCTTCATCTCATTGGATTGCCAGCCGCCGTGTTTGAAATCCCAGGGGTTCCAGTTGGCCGTTTTATAATCTTTAATATGCTCTACATTGCGGCCTCTTTCCAGCACAAGGGTCTTCAGCCCTTTTTCGCTCAACTCTTTGGCAGCCCAGCCGCCACTGATACCAGATCCTACAACAATGGCATCGTAGGTGTTTTCTTTTTCTGCTTTGATGTTCAGGTTCATGTAAACGTGGTTGTAAAAATAAAGAGCCGCTGGAGGGCGGCTCTTTAACCTATTAAAGTATTTCCGTACCCTTTATCAGGATCAGAGATTTCCTTTTTTCAGTTCCTTCACCGCATAGTCCGCTGCCCTGGCTGTTAAAGCCATGTAAGTGAGCGAAGGGTTCACGCAGGATGCAGAGGTCATAGCCGCTCCATCTGTTACGAACACATTCTTCACGGAATGTACCTGGTTCCATTCATTGAGGATGGAAGTTTTAGGATCGCGGCCCATACGTGCAGTACCCATTTCATGGATAGCCATACCCGGGTAGGAACCATTATCATACGTTTTCACATTCTTCATGCCGGCAGCTTCCAACATTTCCGCTGCGTCATTCATCATGTCCTTACGCATTTTCATTTCATTCTCTTTGAACTCTGCATTAAAGCGCAGAACAGGCTGGCCCCATGCATCTTTCACGGAATTATCCAGCGCTACGTAGTTATCTTCATAAGGCAGGCATTCTC
This DNA window, taken from Chitinophaga niabensis, encodes the following:
- a CDS encoding glycoside hydrolase family 35 protein, translated to MKELLLTTCLAVTCFMAQAQADRKPHTFALSKSDFLLDGKPYQLISGEMHPARIPKEYWRHRIQMAKAMGCNTIAAYIFWNYHESTEGTFDFKTENRNIAEFVKICQEENMWVLFRPGPYVCAEWEFGGLPPYLLRIPDIKVRCLDPHYMAAVERYVKALANEVKSLQVTNGGPILMVQVENEYGSFGNDKNYLLRLKELWDQNGINVPYYTADGPTAFMLEAGSIPGAAIGLDSGGSDADFAAAARQNPDVPSFSSESYPGWLTHWGEKWARPGIDGIVKEIKYLLDNKKSFNFYVIHGGTNFGYTAGANSGGKGYEPDLTSYDYDAPINENGDTTAKYNALRNLIGSYLPKGKKLPKIPAAIPTITFPDVQLQPYTSIWEHLPQAIPSVQPKTFEAYGQDYGFMLYKTKLIGHKSGKLTITELHDYATVYLNGKYIGKLDRRLGENTISIPKSDVKDPVLEILVEGMGRINFAQYLIDRKGITDRVVLNGMTLMNWEVYGLPMNEAFIHSLKASQATADKPGQYFKGSFQLAKTGDTFIDVSAYKKGIVWVNGHNLGRFWEIGPQKRLYCPASWLKNGENEILIFDLHQTTAATISGHRTME
- a CDS encoding GMC family oxidoreductase; this translates as MNLNIKAEKENTYDAIVVGSGISGGWAAKELSEKGLKTLVLERGRNVEHIKDYKTANWNPWDFKHGGWQSNEMKGNHPIQSRCYAFDEATQDFWVNDKENPYNEVKPFNWLRGNHVGGRSLMWGRQVYRWSDIDFEANAKDGHGVDWPIRYKDIAPWYSYVEKFAGISGQAEGLPQLPDGEFLPPMEMNCLEKHVAARIKETYKDRIMTIGRVAHITKALEGSTRGTCQYRDRCARGCPFGAYFSSNASTLPAAAATGNMTLRPFSIVLEVIFDDATQKAKGVRIMDAETKEVIEYYAKIIFLNASTLGTASILLNSVSKRFPTGLGNDSDQVGRNLMDHHFGVGAGGSFEGFEDQYVYGRRANGIYIPRFRNISAATKRNDYVRGFGYQGGASRGRHSELDGIGVTLKESNTEPGQWGMWIGAWGEHLPYADNTVRLNKEKKDKWGLPTLDIDCNFRENEMAMRKDMLESAKEMLEAAGLKNVGGNDEMPPPGHCIHEMGTARMGRDPKTSVLNGFNQMHAVKNVFISDGACMTSSACQNPSITYMALTARAADHAVSELKKGNI